TTCAGTGTGAGGTGTACTGTACCAGCCTTTCTCTGAGCTCCCGCACAATACACAAGTGTTTGTAGTGACAATGGGAAGAAAGAAGCTCTTCAGAAAACACAATTGCATTTGAACAAAACCAgaacataattgaagcatttTAGTCACATAGGGGCCTATAGCAGTTTTATGTGATTTTATGGAAATGTTCTTTAAGTGTGTTACTGTCTGACCTTTTGACCTTAAAACTACACTTCCAAAATCATATGAGGTCCCAAGCAGTACATTAAATGTTGTTTAAAAGCCAATTTAACTACAGAACTGTGTGTGATCTATCTATGCACATTCAAAATaatgttgtttttgtttagtCATGATCTGCTTGAGATGATGAACTGTGTATTGTGATCAGACTGAAAGTAGAAAGGTTAGTTTAGACTTGGCAGACCACCCTCACCACTCACTCACCTGCCGAAATGATCTTTGTACTCAGAAGCTGCTGTCTCAATTAGGCTCTTGAACCTTAAAtaagtgaaaaaacaaacaaactatcgATCACAAATGAGGTGTTGATCAAAACAGATTAATTAACAGATCTAACAACCTCTGCTGTTCTTTATATTTAATGTTTCAACCAACCGAATGCTTTCCTCAGATGGTTTCTTCTCATTCTCAACTGCCATTGCCACAAGTTTCCCTGTGTAAGGAAGTATAAGGAAGGGAAACAGGAGACAGTGAACAGTGATCGTCAGTTGCCATACACAGATTATGACCTGCCACAAAGTGGTGAATGTATGCATTTTGTTCTGTATTTATGTCTACATCTACAGTGTATCTATGGTAAATctacatctacagtatatttattACACATCTATTATTTGTTAATGATACAAAGTAGACGGTTCTATGTGAATTGGCAGAATATAGTTGCTTTAAATTTAGAAGGATGTGATTTACCTGAATCTCCCATTGCATATAGAGTGTAAGAGTCCAGTTTGGTGTAGTAGGGGAAACGCTCCCTATTCACCCAAGTAGTCAGGTCACCATCCTGCTTTTCTGGAGTTAAATTACAAATTGGGTTTTTGTCAATAGGTTTTTTATATAGAACATCCACATGGAGTATGAAATGTAAGATATACTGCTGTTGGGGGAAAGGGGGTTAACATaagtacattttttttaatgtatcatGATGCATCTTTTCCAGCTAACTGCTTAATATCATACTTAATATCAGCTGTGGTGTCGAAGTTAAATGCTACAACCTGAATGTTTACTTGCCTTCATTAACATTTCAAAATACCAAAAAAGTTGTGTGGAAAGTAAATAGAAAAGTCTGTTTATATTCCACAGCTGTTGCAAAAACAATGATACTTTCACACCGAAACCTCCTTGTAATAAGAGTCCAGGATGTCATAATAATACCATATCTTGCTGgaataacaaaacaaacatcttTATGTCTGTAATACAATAGTGCACAGTATATTGtaaaacacaaacataaaacaaTACACAAAACAGCTGAAAAAGCAAGCAACCAAAGTAGCAAGGAGAATAGTGTAGAACATTCTGGAATAATAATGTATTAGGGTCATACATTCTTTCTGGTATCTTGATAAACACAGACGTGTTTGAACTACGCATCCGTACAGGCCAAGCGACCCCTCTGTTCCATCACCGCCTCTCTGTTTAGTAAATACTAGGCCATGGTTTATTGGCAAGAGAATAAAAGCAAATGCATTAATGAGACACTATTGTATTCCTGAAGACGAGCACCATACACAAACCCAGGCCTTGGAAGAGGGGGAGCAGCCAGAAGGGTTGTTTGGATTTGTCTCTGTGCCTGAGCCACATTCATCTCCCTCAGAATTTGCCCTTCCActtcactatactgccctacaaaggcaaagtgcagtaactacatatttcatATCAAAACTGACTGAAATGTGTCttcaaaacacacagaaaaaggtcttcattacacctcctttatcttgtgacaaagccctaTGGTAAAAATGTGTGCGTTTTAGAGATGTTGCCATGTCAAAGTCGCAGTAACTACAGCATCCAACTTAATGCCAAGGATTTAAAggcatttttctctgtttcactgttggcgtagttactgcactttcccTTTTGTAGAGCAGTGTAGTGCTAAACGGGACCTTTTCTAACAGAGTGATCTGGCGCAAACAAACTGTGATTAGTTTGTGAACTATGCCACCTCCAATTCTAGCAGCCATTAAATttgaccaggggtcaggaacctatggctctagagccacatgtggctcttttgggaattgtatatggctcttacttatcgccaaccatcccttgaaaaacagaaataaagtatgggttccgtattgagttgaaatggggcaaggttaaaaagtgttaaaatgcaggaaattacatctaagaaatacaaaattatcccagaccctcaccataatgaagttaaCAGTTTACAACCCTATACTTTCccgttatcaataaaagtaatagagtacactctaaaattgttgggcttaattgaaatacatgcttttaattgtattcagtgttttgaaaatggtatggctctcgtgaaaattTCTTTTGTAAAATTTGGCGATTATGGCTcgctccaccaaaaaggttcctgacccctgaatTTGACCCTTGACAGCTTTTTGGGTGGCCAGTGTTTGGACTTTCATTTTTCTGACATACAGTAGTTGCTTAGGTGTTAACCTCATGACAATGTCAATACACATGTGTATACACAACGTGTAAAGTAGacttacaagtcaagtcaaatgtattttattgtcaaaaatctatgtaaccgGGTTAGCACAGATGTTTGAAATTGCGTTGtagcagtctccaatgtgcagtaaaGCTAAAAACATGTAAATAAGACATTGccagtaatctctctctctctctcttaccatcATATATGAAGAATGTTCCATCTTTGAATACAACAACTGCAGGAACCTCTTGAAGTGTCACTACCTGTCACAAACAGAATCCGCATGAGCAAACAAAACAACATATGGTACTGTACATGAAACAGTGGTTTATTTGAGGCATGCATTACTGTAGCCTGGGCCTTTCCATTCTCCTGTGATGCTGCACAACATTTTGCAACTAAGTCAGTCTGGCCAAGCAAGGAGGCTATCTCTTGTATTGTAGTTATCTTCCTTGAAATATAGTCAATGACATAAACCTTTACACTGTTACAattgagaggctgtgtgtgtgtgtgtgagagagagagagagagagagagagagagagagagagagtgtgtgtgtgtgtgtgtgtgtgtgtgtgtgtgtgtgtgtgtgtgtgtgtgtgtgtgtgtgtgtgtgtgttactgtacatGCTGAACTCACCTTGGGCAAAACATTTTCTAAGGCAGAGTAAAAAGAGAGGTAAACGATGAGTTCAGAAGCCGTCTTCACATACTTCTCCTGAAAAGGCAAAACTTAACTTTAGAGTCTAATAAGGTGCATGCATTATGACTGACTTGACTAAAAATTAAAACACCTCTAAaatgactagggctgtaacgatacactcaactcacgattcggttcgtatcaccaTTTtttacctacggttcgatacaccccacgatttcagaTGTGCCAATATTATTTAAAAAATTATAGGTAGAATAAGTTACAAGAGGCaactcatcatttaaaaaaaagttgaaatATAATTATCATGataatttgaagcttggaagcactatcacttcatatcatgtggttgttttccggACTGataggtaacaaaactttgaaagggcatatcacgatactgccttcttgtatcgcgatacagtatcgtgactgtgtatcacgacTTCTCCgttaatatcgttacagccctaaaaatGACCACACTAGATAGCAAATTGGACTATACAATGTCACAGACTAATGACAAGTGTAAATGAATTAGTTGACATACTCTGCACTTCACAGCCCACCTTTAGTGTTGATGATCCGCCGATGTACACAAAGAGTATGTCATTATGAGTCATGACATTCTGAAACATCTGCTGGTTTGGAATCGCACGGACAGCAGGTCTAGTGAAAATAACaacagcaaacaaaaacaaaaaggaacATGGACCATTGTTAAAAACCATCAACAATTACacatcacacagcacacagctgaAAGCTTCGAAAATCCGAGTGTACATGTGTTTATTGTCAGAAATCGGGGAGGAAGGGTTAGCACAGATGTGTGAAATTGtgttgaccagtctccaatgtgcagtaaaACTACAGTAAACATccatataagacattgacaaaaatcacacacagagacagacagacagacacacatacatgcgcgtgtgcgccgcgcacacacacgcgtgcagtaGTGACGCACAAACGTGCATACTGATACAAGACAtgtacaataaacacacacacacacacacacacacacacacacacacacacacacacacacacacacacacacacacacacacacacacacacacacacacacacacattgtgcaataATACAACAAACATACTGATgggcaataaatacacacacacacacacacacacacacacacacacacacacacacacacacacacacacacacacacacacacacagtgcagtaaaaaacatacatgaatttacatactttctctgacacactcactcacaacacaaccacaaccacaaacacagacagacagacacacacacacacacacacgtgcagtataGAAACTAACTTACTGATACAAGACATGTACAAtaaacatgcgcgcgcgcgcgcgcacacacacacacacacacacacacacacacacacacacacacacacacacacacacacacacacacacacacacacacacacacacacacacacacacagtgtgtaataagaagacaaacATACTGTAGGACaataaatacacgcacacacacggacacacagaNacacagtgtgcaataagaggACAAATATACTGAagaacaataaatacacacacacacacacacacacacacacttacacacacacttacacacacacacacttatacacacacacgtatacacttacatacacacacacacacacacacacacacacacacacacacacacacacacacacacacacacacacacacacgtgaaaaacTAACATGCTGAtacaagaaatgtacaaaaaatacacacacatacacacattcacacacacacacacacagcgtgcaatAAGACAAACAAACTGTAGGACAAtaaacgtgcacacgcacacgcacgcgcacgcgcacacacacagcagcagcagagagtatAACCAGTGCTCATGTATGTCCTGTAGTATAGATGCAGTATATAAGGTGCAAACGGTATACTGCAAGAGGTatggtgaaagaaaaaaagtgtttCCATACCCTGTAACTCTGTTGGCGAATTCAATAATGTCAGCCTTTGTTCTGGGTCCATTGTAATGGAAGACCTTCTCACCCTTATACCTATGGTGGAAGAATTAGAGACATAATTACCTATTGTCAATTCAAGACAATATTCAGAACTATTCCTACAAAATACATAACCATTATTATGCAACAAATAATAaatgataaaacacacacagcttAATTGTAGGGTATCCACGGATTTTCAATTCAGAGGCAAGACCTGTTGAAAGAGTTGAAGCATTGAGGAATACCTTAGTGAACATATAGGAAATGAAAGGGGGAATAAACAGAATATGGTAGGCTATGCAATATTTGTAATCAATATAAATGTTATAAggaaacaagtgaaaaaacaatgcATTTAACTGGTCAAATAAAGCATGTGGTTTTATTTGACATCTTAAACTAAACTGATACTTCACACTGACAAATCCTACGGTGGAAATAAAGAAATATTTCGTAAAATGTCATTAGGGCTTCCTCAAGGGAGCCCGAAGGATGTCAACTGACCATCTGGTTAGAGTGTAGCCTAACCAGCGTGGGTTTAAGGGTACAGTTTGAACCACGCCATGTTAAGGTTTACAATGGTAATCCTATTAGATAATGGCTAAGTCTGACCTGCATTCAAAACCACATGCTGTCTCACCGGTGAAAAGAAAACCAGaattatttcattgaaaaaagaaagacaagagtCAGTTCAGTGTAAATTACCACATGAGCTGCCTCACTCTCTAATTCTGTTGCACATGTTTCACTCTAGAAGACAAGTGGTGGGATATACAAGAAAGCCAGCAGTGCAGTGCGTTGATGAAGTTAATTCAGTTTAATTTCAATACTTGCAAGGAGGCAAATTAATTAAGTACTCACTGCTGTGTGAGGTGCAGTCCATCATACCCACATTCACCTCAGAACCCATGCTCTTCAGTTCGGCTCCCACCTCGTACCACACAGGCTCAAAAGTCTTACAGTATGCACACCAAGGAGCATAGAACTAGAAGACATGAATGGAGGTAGTTAGTCATGTGAAGTCAACTAAGGTAACAGGTGGTGTTAGTTTGAAGAATAACTAGGTTATTTACAACATCAAGATTACCTCCACCAGCCAAATGTCCTTTTTCCTGAGTTCTTTAAACCTAGAAAAAATGTATACGACATTGTGAACAATTTACATTAGGCTTATAGATAGATAGTCTTTTTGTTTTACACAAGCCTGTATTGCTTATGCACAGCAGTGATACAAAAAATAGCCCCAAAAAATActgtctagcctaggctacatttGTGTGACAACAAAGTAATTGAACTTACGTGTCATCAAGGTGTTCCACATATGCGTGCGCCAATGTTATGGCTAATGCAAACACTGTGAAACGACACAGAGAAACCGTCACATGCAGAATCTGAGATGACAGATCTGTTATATGACCTATCAGCTACATGTGAGCTGCAACCAATTTGATAGTTTTTCAGTAGGCTAAGTTGATTTAGACCTACCTGCATAGGTGGACCGGAGTGCCATGGTCGCCATGAAGGGAGTCTCGACGTTCTTACCGCTGTCTGGACGCCTTGGCTTTATCTGTCACTAGGCCTAGTAGCCTACTATCCAAGAGTGTGACGTCGACGCACCGCTCAGGCCTACCTTGAAAGGGGATTTGTAAATCTGCTTAACCCCTATATCGCAGCCGCAGCGGGTTGCATTTGCATACATGGATGTAATGAAATGTGGTTGCTTCATGGCCAAATTACAGCCCCAATAAAATCAGCTTGGGTTGGATAGGCTACATGATAATAAAATTGATCCACCATGCAGCTgcctcaataataataataataataataataataataataaaataggcaTATACATGTATAATATAGTGAAATAAAATATAGACTATTTTCTGATGACGATCAatcagcttttaaaaaaaaaaaacataaatataaaGGACTACGATTTTCAGTTCAGCAGGTGCTTTGGCAAAGGGCTCGGGCAGGCGCGTGCCACAACAACGCAGCATGGAAACAGCCGGGTGCCATTTACACAGATTGCCAATAGATGGCGTCGCGGCACCAGAATTTTGCGCAGTCTGACAGGCAAAGCAAAGGGAAGTCTTGCATTTTAAATTAATCCAATTTTGCGCAGCATATTCCATATTCAGTGTGGCACGCTATGAAACCAACTGGTATTGCTGCGCAATGGACAACCAACACTCCATAAGTCTGACTCTAAAGTTTGGCTAGGTTTTTTTTCCTCTAGAAAAAAGATCAGAAAAATCAAGTCGATGGACAATTAATATCGAGGCAGTATCACATAttctaaataaatga
This genomic interval from Engraulis encrasicolus isolate BLACKSEA-1 chromosome 16, IST_EnEncr_1.0, whole genome shotgun sequence contains the following:
- the tmx3a gene encoding protein disulfide-isomerase tmx3a, which gives rise to MATMALRSTYAVFALAITLAHAYVEHLDDTFKELRKKDIWLVEFYAPWCAYCKTFEPVWYEVGAELKSMGSEVNVGMMDCTSHSSLASELKIRGYPTIKLYKGEKVFHYNGPRTKADIIEFANRVTGPAVRAIPNQQMFQNVMTHNDILFVYIGGSSTLKEKYVKTASELIVYLSFYSALENVLPKVVTLQEVPAVVVFKDGTFFIYDEKQDGDLTTWVNRERFPYYTKLDSYTLYAMGDSGKLVAMAVENEKKPSEESIRFKSLIETAASEYKDHFGRDYQFGHMEENSYLNGLVMGEVKAPCIIVLNLSNDGYFMPKKPLNSMQDLRSFLDGILEGKVQQRGGNGAAQRVKRIYIDTKKTLTTMFEAAPIWTCLIITIPFGVVGMLIYATCTAKRVEEDEDEEPLREVRKALAQKEKKKDAAAAKKKD